A single genomic interval of Psychroserpens sp. NJDZ02 harbors:
- a CDS encoding PdaC/SigV domain-containing protein has product MSKSVVFAVFTCLLLTVSCQKDKVITFSETQISKEKETFVEIIIPKAQGKSKTAKNINNTLIGFACNVLNIDSAKNKKESVEESIKAFNDAYINFNETLLSNFDNKFSRWEALIDGEVSYQSEGLVSIAMNGSISTGSASSSLRFKFFNFDLTNGKSLATKDIINNMDAFKTIAKKYYDKEILTTYTSLTDDTSDFKLPETIGFNDDGVIIVYDNFELGNFTKELVEFTIPFTVVDQYLNY; this is encoded by the coding sequence ATGTCAAAATCAGTAGTTTTTGCTGTGTTTACCTGTTTATTACTAACCGTGTCTTGTCAAAAGGACAAAGTTATAACGTTTTCTGAAACTCAAATTTCAAAAGAAAAGGAAACCTTTGTAGAAATAATTATCCCTAAAGCACAAGGAAAATCTAAAACCGCTAAAAACATAAACAACACACTAATAGGTTTTGCTTGTAATGTTTTAAATATAGATAGTGCTAAAAACAAAAAAGAATCTGTAGAAGAAAGCATCAAAGCTTTTAACGATGCTTACATTAATTTTAATGAAACATTGCTTTCAAATTTTGATAATAAATTTTCAAGATGGGAGGCGCTTATTGATGGAGAAGTCTCTTACCAAAGTGAAGGTCTTGTAAGTATTGCCATGAATGGAAGTATCTCTACAGGATCCGCCAGCAGTAGCTTAAGATTTAAGTTTTTTAATTTTGATTTAACAAACGGAAAATCTCTAGCCACTAAAGACATCATCAATAACATGGATGCCTTCAAAACCATTGCTAAAAAGTATTACGATAAAGAAATACTGACAACTTACACTAGCCTAACCGATGACACTAGCGATTTCAAACTTCCAGAAACCATCGGCTTTAACGACGATGGTGTTATTATCGTTTATGACAATTTTGAACTAGGAAATTTTACTAAAGAGCTTGTCGAATTCACCATTCCTTTTACAGTAGTAGACCAATATCTAAATTACTAG
- a CDS encoding TonB-dependent receptor domain-containing protein: MKFLFSICFLFFFSFTVTAQTIKVMDKTTNEPIFGVAIYNNDQSKSEITNLNGEASLDNFKSTELLHFQHMSHELKQIIKSNIKNKRVYLMASQQGLDEIVISASNFGQRKKDIPKTIATVSAKDVTFNNPQTSADLLEATGQVYIQKSQLGGGSPMIRGFSTNRLLITVDGVRMNNAIFRSGNLQNVISIDPLSIQNTEVTLGAGSIIYGSDAIGGVMSFYTKKPKFSFSDTLNVKSNVMLRYGTASQEKTAHIDVNVGYQKWAFLTNVSYTDFNDLTMGSYGPDAYLRPEYVVTENGQDVIVENNDSRIQKFTGYNQINLMQKVSYKAAEDLDIDLGVFYTATSDYSRYDRLIRYSDDALRSAEWNYGPQKWFMSNLSVTKRSSNATFYDNIKTTLAYQNFQESRMDRDFQDSDRNVREESVDALSFNIDFEKKLSKKSNLFYGFEYVYNTVGSLGYTENIETNTVEKAVSRYPDGATWQSGAVYASYKYKPNTKVVFQSGLRYNIVTQKADFTENNQFLDLPFSESNNTANALTGTAGVTWLPNPMLQWKFNLSSAFRAPNIDDTGKVFDSEPGSVVVPNDNLDPEYAYSGELGLKLNFDKVVVLDMATYYTYLDNALVRRNGSLNGETQILYDGELSNVQSIQNASKSWIYGFEIGAQVNFTKSFKLTSQYNVIGGTEETDGVEVPVRHVVPNFGNTHIVWQKNRVKVDGFVNYNSELSFNKLAPSEAEKDYIYALDQNGNPYSPSWYTLNLRTQYQIGDDVTVTAALENITDQRYRTYSSGISAPGRNLIVSLKYSL; this comes from the coding sequence ATGAAGTTTCTTTTTAGCATTTGTTTTCTATTCTTTTTCTCGTTTACGGTGACAGCACAGACTATAAAAGTGATGGATAAAACCACTAACGAGCCAATTTTTGGAGTCGCTATTTATAATAACGATCAATCTAAAAGTGAAATCACAAACCTTAACGGAGAAGCAAGTTTGGATAACTTTAAATCGACAGAGTTGCTACACTTTCAGCACATGTCTCATGAGTTAAAGCAGATTATAAAAAGTAATATTAAAAATAAACGTGTTTATTTAATGGCTAGTCAACAAGGTCTGGATGAGATTGTGATATCTGCTTCCAACTTTGGACAAAGAAAAAAAGATATTCCTAAAACTATTGCAACCGTATCTGCTAAGGACGTTACCTTTAATAATCCACAAACTAGTGCAGACCTGTTAGAGGCTACAGGGCAAGTGTACATACAGAAAAGTCAATTGGGAGGTGGTAGTCCAATGATTAGAGGTTTTTCAACAAATAGATTATTAATTACTGTGGATGGTGTGCGAATGAATAATGCCATTTTTAGAAGTGGAAATCTTCAAAATGTGATCTCTATTGATCCTTTATCAATACAAAATACGGAGGTTACTCTGGGTGCTGGTTCAATCATTTATGGTAGTGATGCTATTGGAGGAGTGATGAGTTTTTATACTAAAAAACCAAAGTTTTCATTTTCAGATACTCTAAATGTAAAGAGTAATGTGATGTTACGTTATGGAACAGCAAGTCAGGAAAAAACGGCGCATATAGATGTAAATGTAGGCTATCAGAAATGGGCTTTTTTAACTAATGTGAGTTATACCGACTTTAATGATTTAACCATGGGAAGTTATGGGCCTGACGCTTATTTAAGGCCAGAATATGTTGTTACGGAGAATGGTCAAGATGTAATTGTAGAAAATAATGATTCTAGAATCCAAAAATTTACGGGATATAACCAAATTAATTTGATGCAAAAGGTGAGTTATAAAGCTGCGGAAGATTTGGATATTGATTTAGGAGTGTTTTATACAGCCACGTCGGATTACTCTCGTTATGACAGGTTAATTCGCTATAGTGATGATGCGTTAAGATCTGCAGAATGGAATTATGGACCTCAAAAATGGTTCATGTCTAATTTAAGTGTTACAAAACGAAGCAGTAATGCAACGTTTTATGACAATATAAAAACCACATTAGCTTATCAGAATTTTCAAGAAAGTAGAATGGATCGAGATTTTCAAGATAGCGATAGAAACGTCAGGGAAGAGTCTGTAGATGCTTTATCTTTTAATATCGATTTCGAAAAAAAACTTAGTAAAAAATCAAATTTATTTTATGGTTTTGAATATGTTTATAATACTGTTGGGTCTTTAGGCTATACTGAAAACATTGAAACTAATACAGTAGAAAAGGCTGTGTCGAGATACCCAGATGGAGCGACATGGCAAAGTGGAGCGGTATATGCTAGCTATAAATATAAGCCAAATACAAAGGTTGTATTTCAGTCTGGCTTGCGTTATAATATAGTCACTCAAAAGGCAGATTTTACAGAGAATAATCAATTTTTAGATTTACCTTTTTCTGAATCAAATAATACAGCAAACGCGTTAACGGGTACAGCAGGTGTTACTTGGTTGCCTAATCCAATGTTGCAATGGAAATTTAATTTGTCTTCAGCATTTAGAGCGCCAAACATTGATGATACGGGTAAGGTGTTTGATTCAGAACCAGGGTCTGTTGTTGTGCCTAATGATAATTTAGATCCAGAATATGCATATAGTGGAGAGCTAGGATTAAAGTTGAATTTTGATAAAGTTGTTGTCTTAGATATGGCCACGTATTATACTTATTTAGATAATGCTCTAGTTAGACGTAATGGGTCGTTAAATGGTGAAACACAAATTTTATATGATGGCGAGTTAAGTAATGTGCAATCCATTCAAAATGCCTCAAAATCTTGGATTTACGGTTTTGAAATTGGAGCGCAAGTTAATTTTACAAAATCATTTAAATTAACATCTCAATATAATGTTATTGGTGGAACTGAAGAAACTGATGGTGTGGAAGTCCCTGTTAGACATGTTGTCCCTAATTTTGGAAATACGCATATTGTTTGGCAAAAAAATAGAGTAAAGGTTGATGGTTTTGTTAATTATAATAGTGAGCTGTCATTTAATAAACTCGCACCTTCCGAAGCGGAGAAGGATTATATATATGCCCTAGATCAAAATGGAAATCCCTATTCGCCGTCATGGTATACTTTAAACTTAAGAACCCAGTATCAAATAGGAGATGACGTAACAGTAACTGCGGCTTTAGAAAATATTACGGATCAACGTTATAGAACCTATTCTTCTGGTATTTCGGCTCCTGGTAGAAACCTTATTGTTTCTTTAAAATATAGTTTATAA
- a CDS encoding cystathionine gamma-synthase: MKFNTKTIHGGQKPDPAYGAVMPPIYQTSTYVQTTPGGHKGFAYSRSHNPTRQALENAFASLENGAFGLAFGSGMAAIDAVMKILKPGDEVICTNDLYGGTYRLFTKIFEGFGIKFHFVDMQKASNIEGFINEQTKLIWVETPTNPMLNIIDIVAIAKIAKQHIVLLAVDNTFATPYLQQPLDLGADIVMHSATKYLGGHSDLVMGALIVKDKALADQLYFIQNASGAICGPQDAFLALRGIKTLHVRMQRHCENGKAVAEFLNTHPKVEKVYWPGFENHPNHDIAKAQMSGFGGMVSFVAKGNNYDEAIKFVENLKVFTLAESLGGVESLCGHPASMTHASIPKEEREKIGVVDSLIRLSVGIEDEADLIKDLSQALG; the protein is encoded by the coding sequence ATGAAATTTAATACAAAAACAATACATGGTGGTCAAAAACCAGATCCAGCATATGGAGCTGTGATGCCACCAATATATCAAACGTCTACTTATGTACAAACGACACCAGGTGGACATAAGGGATTTGCGTATTCAAGATCTCATAACCCAACACGCCAAGCTTTAGAAAATGCCTTTGCGAGTTTGGAGAATGGCGCCTTTGGATTAGCATTTGGATCAGGAATGGCTGCTATTGATGCCGTGATGAAAATTTTAAAGCCAGGTGATGAGGTAATTTGTACCAACGATTTATATGGTGGTACCTATCGTTTGTTTACTAAGATTTTTGAGGGGTTTGGAATTAAGTTTCATTTTGTTGATATGCAAAAGGCTTCTAATATTGAAGGGTTTATTAATGAACAAACTAAATTGATTTGGGTAGAAACACCAACTAATCCAATGCTAAATATTATTGATATTGTGGCTATTGCTAAAATCGCGAAACAGCATATCGTGCTATTAGCTGTGGATAATACGTTTGCAACACCCTATTTACAACAGCCTTTAGATCTTGGGGCGGATATTGTGATGCATTCCGCAACCAAATATCTAGGAGGACATAGCGATTTAGTTATGGGCGCTTTAATTGTAAAAGATAAAGCGTTGGCAGATCAATTATATTTTATACAAAATGCAAGCGGCGCGATATGTGGCCCGCAAGATGCTTTTTTAGCGTTGCGCGGCATTAAAACCTTACATGTTAGGATGCAGCGTCATTGTGAAAATGGTAAGGCTGTAGCCGAATTTTTAAATACCCATCCTAAAGTAGAAAAAGTATATTGGCCAGGTTTTGAAAATCATCCCAACCATGATATTGCAAAAGCACAAATGAGTGGCTTTGGTGGTATGGTGAGTTTTGTTGCTAAAGGAAATAATTATGACGAAGCCATTAAGTTTGTCGAAAACCTTAAGGTCTTTACTTTAGCGGAATCTTTGGGGGGTGTGGAGTCCCTTTGTGGGCATCCTGCAAGTATGACACATGCTAGCATCCCAAAGGAAGAACGTGAAAAGATAGGAGTAGTAGATAGTTTAATTCGTTTAAGTGTTGGTATCGAAGATGAGGCCGATTTAATAAAGGATTTAAGTCAGGCTTTAGGTTAA
- a CDS encoding DinB family protein gives MDFTFDVTIKNRQLLNHFLESFTLEQLNKVPTGYTNNIFWNVAHTVVTQQLLVYKLSGLDMLISDALVEAYKKGTKTEGDVTQAEVDEVKGLLFSTIEKTKEDYNNKVFKTYNEYTVSTKSTLRTAEDAITFNTFHEGIHLGYILALKKNI, from the coding sequence ATGGACTTTACTTTTGATGTCACTATAAAAAACAGACAATTATTAAACCATTTTCTGGAAAGCTTTACTTTAGAACAGTTAAATAAAGTGCCAACAGGTTATACTAATAATATTTTTTGGAATGTGGCGCACACTGTCGTAACGCAACAATTGTTGGTGTATAAATTATCTGGTTTGGACATGCTTATTAGTGACGCGTTAGTCGAAGCTTATAAAAAGGGAACAAAAACAGAAGGCGATGTGACGCAAGCTGAGGTTGATGAAGTAAAGGGTTTATTGTTTTCTACTATCGAAAAAACAAAGGAAGATTATAATAATAAAGTGTTTAAAACTTATAATGAATACACTGTATCTACCAAAAGTACTTTAAGGACTGCGGAAGATGCTATTACATTTAACACCTTTCATGAAGGCATCCATTTAGGGTATATTTTAGCGCTTAAAAAAAATATCTAG
- a CDS encoding two-component regulator propeller domain-containing protein translates to MLTNKINFQLFILCISFLTIQVGSAQDFSDEWTGHFSYLNIKDVSQGSEKVFGASDNAVFVYDKNTNEIETLSTIHGLSGETISVIKYAEDSGLLFLGFENGLIQIYDEVNNSVLSVVDILEKPTIPQSDKKINHFNLVDDTVYISADYGISVYNLDRLEFGDTYYIGASGSQIVISQTSILDGFIYAATASGLKKGLLTNPNLIDYQEWTQVVAGNWIGIEAVGEQLFLVNSSKSLYEFVSNTLQLKATYPNFIEDLRVFDSQLVVATQREVYVYNPENFVTIAQVVNTSEFDVNYTCALIDDSNTIYIGTNGTPANGKTGFGVLKTTVNDVSVMEEIHPNGPLLNNFFKIKTLSGHIYGTHGGYDVSFNPYAITNQRAGVSHYFDDSWQNVSYDDLLELTAETRSLSHISINPLNANEAYISSSIGGLLKLENNVPSVFFNEDNSTLYPFVPNNYFVHASVFDSEGTLWVMNSRYDFPLNKYKEGQWTSYSYLDVIDPAQDNKGFASIIVDANNTIFTGSYNFGIIGYNASTGDFNTIDEAEGMPSNAVIALNIDRNGQLWMGTNHGLRIIYNTNDFIDGTPEIDDIIVSDNGEASELLFQQYITDIEVDGSNNKWIATLDTGLYYFSSDGQNTIFHFTKDNSPLPTNDVLDVDIDDENGIIYIATDKGLVSFRSEASKPQSTLQDAFVYPNPVRPNFNILTDKVKIRDISENVNIKITDIEGNLVAEAESRTNSRFKGYNLEIDGGTALWNGKNLGGNIVASGVYLIMLNDLDTFETKVLKVMVIR, encoded by the coding sequence ATGCTTACAAATAAGATTAATTTTCAATTGTTTATTCTTTGTATAAGTTTTTTAACTATACAAGTTGGTAGTGCTCAAGATTTTTCTGACGAGTGGACTGGTCATTTTTCTTATTTGAATATTAAGGATGTTTCTCAGGGCAGTGAAAAAGTATTTGGAGCTTCAGACAATGCTGTTTTTGTGTATGATAAAAACACCAATGAGATTGAAACACTATCCACGATACATGGATTGTCGGGAGAAACCATATCAGTTATAAAATATGCAGAAGATAGTGGGTTGCTTTTTCTTGGGTTTGAAAATGGCTTAATTCAGATCTATGATGAGGTTAATAATTCTGTTTTATCCGTCGTTGATATTTTAGAAAAACCAACAATTCCCCAAAGTGATAAAAAAATCAATCATTTTAATCTAGTAGATGATACGGTTTACATCTCTGCGGATTATGGTATTTCTGTTTATAATTTAGATAGATTGGAATTTGGAGATACATATTATATAGGAGCCAGTGGATCGCAAATAGTAATTTCTCAAACATCAATTTTAGATGGATTTATTTATGCGGCAACTGCTTCTGGACTAAAAAAAGGGTTATTAACTAATCCTAATCTTATCGATTATCAAGAGTGGACACAGGTTGTTGCTGGTAATTGGATTGGAATAGAAGCTGTTGGAGAACAATTGTTTTTAGTTAATTCTAGTAAAAGCCTATATGAGTTTGTTAGTAATACATTACAACTTAAAGCAACATATCCCAATTTTATTGAAGATTTAAGGGTTTTTGATAGTCAATTGGTTGTTGCGACGCAAAGAGAAGTATATGTGTATAATCCTGAAAATTTTGTAACTATAGCTCAAGTTGTTAATACAAGTGAATTTGATGTTAATTATACATGTGCGTTAATTGATGATTCTAATACGATCTATATTGGAACAAATGGAACTCCGGCTAATGGTAAAACTGGATTTGGAGTTTTGAAAACTACGGTTAATGATGTTTCTGTTATGGAGGAAATTCATCCAAACGGGCCTTTATTAAATAATTTTTTTAAAATTAAAACCTTATCAGGTCATATATATGGTACTCATGGAGGTTATGATGTTAGTTTTAATCCTTATGCTATTACTAATCAAAGAGCTGGTGTTAGTCATTATTTTGACGACTCTTGGCAGAATGTTAGTTATGATGATCTTTTGGAGTTAACAGCAGAGACCAGGTCTTTGTCTCATATCTCTATTAACCCTTTAAATGCAAATGAAGCATATATAAGTTCTTCTATTGGTGGGCTTTTAAAATTAGAGAATAATGTTCCGTCCGTTTTTTTTAATGAAGACAATAGTACGTTATATCCCTTTGTTCCAAATAACTATTTTGTGCATGCGTCAGTTTTTGATTCTGAAGGGACGCTTTGGGTCATGAACAGTCGATACGATTTTCCGCTTAATAAATATAAAGAAGGGCAATGGACTTCTTATAGTTATTTAGACGTGATTGATCCTGCCCAAGATAATAAAGGCTTTGCTTCAATTATCGTAGATGCTAATAATACTATTTTTACAGGGTCATATAATTTTGGAATTATTGGTTATAACGCAAGTACCGGAGATTTTAATACTATAGATGAAGCAGAAGGTATGCCATCGAATGCTGTTATTGCTTTAAATATTGATAGAAATGGCCAGTTGTGGATGGGAACAAATCATGGTTTGAGAATTATTTATAATACTAACGACTTTATAGATGGGACGCCAGAAATAGATGATATTATTGTTTCGGATAATGGTGAGGCTAGCGAGTTATTGTTTCAACAATACATAACGGATATCGAAGTAGATGGTTCTAATAACAAGTGGATTGCAACCTTAGATACCGGGCTTTATTATTTTTCTTCAGACGGGCAAAACACTATTTTTCATTTTACAAAAGATAATTCTCCTTTACCAACAAACGACGTATTGGATGTTGATATTGATGATGAAAATGGGATTATTTATATTGCAACGGATAAAGGGCTAGTTTCTTTTAGGTCTGAAGCTTCCAAGCCTCAATCTACGCTACAAGATGCCTTTGTTTATCCTAACCCAGTGCGGCCAAACTTTAATATTTTAACAGATAAAGTTAAAATAAGAGATATTTCGGAAAACGTAAATATTAAAATTACTGATATTGAAGGTAATCTAGTGGCGGAAGCGGAGTCCAGAACAAACTCTAGATTTAAGGGTTATAATCTTGAAATAGATGGAGGAACAGCGTTATGGAATGGGAAAAATTTGGGAGGTAACATTGTAGCCTCTGGAGTGTATTTGATAATGCTTAACGATTTAGATACCTTTGAAACAAAGGTTTTAAAAGTAATGGTTATAAGATAA
- a CDS encoding THC0290_0291 family protein, with translation MLNPKQLILAVLILLSASPAFSQLGFSHEIGIITGPVAFKSDFGERQDSDTNSGNTGFGIGLVHYMNFAYQANCNCYTTDNYFNDHFKLRTEISYNKTKLQHFGHWVQESKTSDEADRLRGHTGESSNFEIGMQLEFYPLSIRSFQAFGYKLAPFVSLGAHFVSYNPEVYTDYDNGTNDVGNVLDSNNFYSLWEPGSVSPESGSTWAVVSSIGVRYKLDNSSDLMLDLRGQYYFSDWVDGLDHQLNSNKNNDWLVWLNVGYIYYLD, from the coding sequence ATGCTTAACCCAAAACAATTGATATTAGCTGTACTTATACTATTAAGTGCTAGCCCTGCGTTTTCTCAATTAGGCTTTTCTCACGAAATCGGTATAATCACTGGACCCGTAGCCTTTAAATCTGATTTTGGAGAACGTCAAGATTCTGACACAAATTCTGGTAACACTGGTTTTGGTATTGGTTTAGTCCACTACATGAACTTTGCTTACCAAGCCAATTGTAATTGTTATACAACTGACAATTATTTTAATGACCACTTTAAACTACGTACAGAGATTTCTTATAACAAAACAAAACTTCAACACTTTGGACATTGGGTTCAAGAATCCAAGACTAGCGATGAAGCAGACCGATTAAGAGGTCATACTGGTGAATCTAGCAATTTTGAGATCGGAATGCAGTTAGAGTTTTACCCTTTAAGCATCCGTTCTTTTCAAGCGTTTGGATACAAGTTAGCACCGTTTGTAAGTTTAGGAGCTCATTTCGTTTCATACAATCCAGAAGTATACACAGACTATGATAATGGCACCAATGATGTCGGCAACGTATTAGATAGCAATAATTTTTACTCACTATGGGAACCAGGTTCTGTTAGCCCGGAATCAGGATCGACTTGGGCTGTAGTTTCAAGTATTGGTGTTAGATATAAATTAGACAACTCATCGGATTTGATGTTAGATCTTAGAGGTCAGTATTATTTTAGCGATTGGGTTGACGGTTTGGACCATCAATTAAATTCTAACAAGAACAACGATTGGTTGGTTTGGTTAAATGTAGGTTATATTTATTACTTAGATTAA
- the gdhA gene encoding NADP-specific glutamate dehydrogenase — MKDKIETFLDLVRQKNGNEPEFLQAVHEVAETVIPFIEDNPKYQGKMLLERMVEPERTIIFRVPWIDDKGNTQVNRAFRVEFNSAIGPYKGGLRFHPSVNLSILKFLGFEQVFKNSLTTLPMGGGKGGSDFDPKGKSDNEVMRFCQSFMSELFRHIGANTDVPAGDIGVGGREIGYMFGQYKRLTNEFTGVLTGKGLSYGGSLIRPEATGYGTVYFAKNMLATKNDSFEGKTVVISGSGNVAQYACEKATELGGKVITMSDSSGYILDKDGIDADKLAYIMEIKNINRGRISEYTDKYTSATFHKGERPWSVNCDIAMPCATQNELDKAEAEMLVNNKVLVVAEGANMPTTPEAIEVLQKAKVLFSPGKASNAGGVATSGLEMSQNSLRYNWTREEVDAKLHQIMDDIHSSCVQYGTQKDGTVDYVKGANIAGFVKVADAMLAQGVV, encoded by the coding sequence ATGAAAGATAAAATTGAAACGTTTTTAGATTTAGTAAGACAAAAAAATGGTAATGAGCCAGAATTTTTGCAAGCAGTACACGAAGTTGCAGAAACTGTAATTCCGTTTATAGAAGATAACCCAAAATATCAAGGTAAGATGTTATTGGAGCGTATGGTAGAACCAGAGCGCACAATAATTTTTAGAGTGCCTTGGATTGATGATAAAGGTAATACACAAGTAAATAGAGCTTTTAGAGTAGAATTTAACTCGGCTATTGGACCTTACAAAGGGGGGTTACGTTTTCACCCATCAGTAAACCTTAGTATTTTAAAGTTTTTAGGTTTTGAACAGGTCTTTAAAAACTCTCTAACAACTTTACCAATGGGTGGAGGAAAAGGAGGAAGTGATTTTGATCCAAAAGGAAAAAGTGATAACGAAGTGATGCGTTTTTGTCAATCTTTTATGTCAGAATTATTCAGACATATTGGTGCTAATACAGATGTGCCTGCTGGAGATATTGGTGTTGGAGGACGTGAGATTGGTTACATGTTTGGTCAATATAAACGTTTGACAAACGAGTTTACAGGTGTACTTACAGGTAAAGGATTGTCTTACGGAGGTTCTTTAATTAGACCAGAAGCTACTGGTTATGGTACAGTGTATTTTGCAAAAAACATGTTAGCGACTAAAAACGATTCTTTTGAAGGGAAAACAGTAGTTATTTCTGGATCAGGAAACGTTGCTCAATATGCTTGTGAAAAAGCAACAGAGTTAGGTGGTAAAGTTATAACAATGTCAGATTCGTCAGGGTATATTCTTGATAAAGATGGTATAGATGCTGATAAGTTAGCATATATCATGGAAATTAAAAACATTAACAGAGGTAGAATTAGCGAGTATACAGATAAGTATACATCTGCGACGTTCCATAAAGGAGAAAGACCTTGGAGTGTTAATTGTGATATAGCAATGCCATGTGCAACTCAAAATGAGTTGGATAAAGCGGAAGCTGAAATGTTAGTTAATAATAAGGTATTAGTTGTTGCTGAAGGCGCAAACATGCCAACGACACCAGAAGCTATTGAAGTACTTCAAAAAGCTAAAGTGTTGTTTTCTCCAGGAAAAGCATCTAATGCAGGAGGTGTTGCTACTTCAGGTTTAGAAATGAGCCAAAATTCTTTACGTTACAATTGGACTAGAGAAGAAGTTGATGCTAAACTACATCAAATTATGGATGATATTCACTCTTCTTGTGTGCAGTATGGTACTCAAAAAGATGGTACCGTAGATTATGTAAAAGGAGCAAATATTGCTGGTTTTGTAAAAGTTGCTGATGCAATGTTAGCACAAGGCGTAGTATAA
- the recO gene encoding DNA repair protein RecO, with product MFITTNAIVLSKLRFRDNDLIVKCYTQKQGVVSYLLKGVLSSKKSNKKVAYFQPLSQLQLNTDYKPNRSLQYIKDIKTDFLYASLHTNILKSAIVMFLAEVLSHALQEEEQNDSLYSYIQTTLQWLDTNDSYSNFHLLFLIQLTKYLGFYPDQTDMETALCFNLYDGEFQEESISKYNVSGENLTLLKQLLGTSFDDLDSIKINAKQRQSFLALILVYFELHLGNFKKPKSLQILNDVFN from the coding sequence ATGTTTATCACTACAAATGCCATTGTCCTGTCTAAGCTTAGATTTAGAGATAACGATTTAATTGTTAAATGCTACACACAAAAACAAGGTGTTGTTAGTTATTTGTTAAAGGGTGTTTTGTCTTCAAAAAAAAGCAATAAAAAAGTGGCTTATTTCCAGCCCTTGTCGCAATTGCAATTAAATACAGATTACAAACCAAATCGCTCTTTGCAGTATATAAAAGATATAAAAACAGATTTTTTATATGCGTCACTTCATACCAATATTTTAAAGAGTGCTATTGTCATGTTTTTGGCAGAAGTTTTATCGCATGCTTTACAGGAAGAAGAACAGAATGATTCTTTGTACAGTTATATACAGACCACTTTACAGTGGTTGGATACCAATGATAGTTATTCTAATTTTCATTTATTGTTTCTTATACAATTAACTAAATACTTAGGATTTTATCCAGATCAAACAGACATGGAAACCGCTTTATGTTTTAATTTGTATGATGGCGAATTTCAAGAGGAAAGCATTTCTAAGTATAATGTCTCAGGCGAAAATTTAACACTATTAAAACAGCTTTTAGGCACATCATTTGATGACTTAGATAGTATCAAAATTAACGCAAAACAAAGACAATCTTTTTTGGCTCTTATTTTAGTGTATTTTGAATTACATTTGGGAAATTTCAAAAAACCAAAATCTTTACAAATCCTTAATGATGTTTTTAATTAA